In Ictalurus punctatus breed USDA103 chromosome 3, Coco_2.0, whole genome shotgun sequence, the following are encoded in one genomic region:
- the LOC108263788 gene encoding zinc finger protein 883 — translation MKTEAKDGGTEGIVKKETLELSISNHGNSFHIIPEVVSIKEEEADVKDFLYCEVCKSVFFSKCEVHGPALFIADSPVPMGVADRARQTLPPGLEIQKSGIPDAGLGVFNKGETVPVGAHFGPYQGELVDKEEAMNSVYSWVIYMSRQCEKYIDAKREVHANWMRYVNCAHSDGEQNLVAFQYRGGILYRCCRPINPGQELLVWYEEKYASDVGPIFAQLWNIKCSLSGEKLYHCSECGKSFTDQINLQQHQRVHTGENPYHCSECGKSFSKQSHFQRHQRVHTGEKPYPCSQCGKSFTNQSSVQRHQRIHTGEKPYHCTQCGKSFSQQSHFQRHQRIHTGEKPYPCSQCGKSFSQQSHFQQHQRVHTGEKPYHCTQCGKSFTQQDNLQLHQRIHTGEKPYHCSQCGKRFSHQSNLQRHQRIHTGERPHHCSHCGKSFIQKNELQLHQRIHTGEKPYHCSECGKSFSHKDYLKQHHHIHTGRKPYLCSLCGKSFIQKGALQRHQRIHTGEKPYHCSQ, via the exons ATGAAAACAGAGGCTAAAGATGGAGGAACAGAAGGCATTGTGAAGAAAGAGACACTGGAATTGAGCATCAGTAACCATGGAAACAGCTTCCACATCATACCTGAAGTTGTCTCCATTAAAGAGGAAGAAGCTGATGTTAAAGACTTCCTCT aTTGTGAGGTTTGCAAATCCGTCTTCTTTAGTAAATGTGAGGTCCATGGTCCGGCGCTGTTCATCGCTGATAGTCCTGTTCCCATGGGGGTTGCTGACCGAGCCAGACAAACTCTTCCTCCTGGGCTGGAGATTCAGAAGTCCGGTATTCCTGACGCAGGCCTGGGAGTGTTTAATAAGGGGGAGactgttccagtaggtgcacaTTTTGGACCCTACCAGGGAGAGCTGGTAGACAAAGAGGAAGCCATGAACAGTGTCTACTCTTGGGTG atataCATGAGTCGGCAGTGTGAAAAATACATAGATGCTAAGAGAGAGGTGCATGCTAACTGGATGAG GTATGTGAATTGTGCTCATAGTGATGGCGAGCAAAATCTTGTGGCGTTTCAGTATCGAGGAGGGATTCTGTACCGTTGCTGTCGACCCATTAATCCAGGACAAGAGCTCTTGGTGTGGTATGAAGAGAAATATGCCAGTGATGTAGGCCCTATATTTGCCCAGCTCTGGAATATAAAGTGCTCTCTCAGTG GAGAGAAGCTgtatcactgctcagagtgtggaaagagttttactgATCAGATTAATCTCCAACAACACCAGcgcgttcacacaggagagaacccatatcactgctcagagtgtggaaagagtttctCTAAACAGAGTCATTTCCAGCGACACCAGcgcgttcacacaggagagaaaccatatccctgctcacagtgtggaaagagttttactaATCAGAGTTCTGTACAgcgacaccagcgcattcacacaggagagaaaccataTCACTGTACACAGTGCGGAAAGAGTTTCTCCCAACAGAGTCATTTCCAgcgacaccagcgcattcatacaggagagaaaccgtatccatgctcacagtgtggaaagagtttctCCCAACAGAGTCATTTCCAGCAACACCAGcgcgttcacacaggagagaaaccttATCACTGcacacagtgtggaaagagttttactcaGCAGGATAATCTTCAActacaccagcgcattcacacaggagaaaagccgtatcactgctcacagtgtggaaaaaGGTTTAGTCATCAGAGTAATCTTCAACGACACCAgcgtattcacacaggagagaggcCACATCACTGCTCGcactgtgggaagagttttattcaaAAAAATGAACTTCAATTACACCAGCGCATCcatacaggagagaaaccgtatcactgctcggagtgtgggaagagtttctCTCACAAAGATTATCTCAAACAACACCATCACATTCACACAGGAAGGAAGCCGTATTTGTGCTCActgtgtggaaagagttttattcAGAAGGGTGCGCTTCAACGACATCAGCGTatacacacaggagagaagccgtatcactgttcACAGTGA